The following proteins come from a genomic window of Natronosalvus vescus:
- a CDS encoding electron transfer flavoprotein subunit beta/FixA family protein: MTWTIVVGVKQVPDAAEVGIDPDTGRLDRANAPAVMNPPDRDALEAALSIKDEVDARIVAMTMGPPMATPVLEEAIAMGCDDAVLITDRAFAGSDTWPTSLTLAKAAEKLGADIVLAGEETTDSSTGQVPPGIAAHNGWAQLTYVEAIEPRPEENRLVATRDVEGGYERVAADLPVVVAVAYGEFEPRPAGLHRKIYAENDFEPIEWTAEDLGIEDEVGLDVSPTSVGGMETVQPVERKGEVVEEIGDLADPITEVLS; the protein is encoded by the coding sequence ATGACATGGACTATCGTCGTCGGCGTGAAGCAAGTTCCCGATGCGGCTGAGGTCGGGATCGATCCCGATACCGGGCGACTGGATCGGGCGAACGCTCCCGCCGTCATGAACCCGCCGGACAGAGACGCCCTCGAGGCAGCCCTCTCGATCAAAGATGAAGTAGACGCTCGCATCGTCGCGATGACGATGGGGCCACCGATGGCGACGCCCGTCCTCGAGGAAGCGATTGCGATGGGGTGTGACGACGCCGTGTTGATCACCGATCGCGCCTTCGCTGGCAGTGACACGTGGCCGACGAGCCTGACGCTCGCGAAAGCAGCCGAGAAACTCGGCGCCGACATCGTCCTCGCCGGTGAGGAAACGACTGACTCCTCGACGGGGCAGGTGCCCCCCGGGATCGCCGCCCACAACGGCTGGGCACAGCTCACCTACGTCGAAGCCATCGAGCCACGACCCGAGGAGAACCGACTGGTCGCAACACGTGACGTCGAAGGCGGCTACGAACGTGTCGCTGCCGACCTCCCGGTGGTCGTCGCCGTCGCCTACGGCGAGTTCGAACCACGACCCGCCGGCCTCCACCGCAAGATCTACGCCGAGAACGACTTCGAGCCGATCGAGTGGACGGCCGAGGATCTGGGTATCGAGGACGAGGTCGGACTCGACGTCTCGCCGACCTCCGTCGGTGGCATGGAGACCGTCCAGCCGGTCGAACGCAAGGGCGAGGTAGTCGAGGAGATCGGCGATCTGGCCGACCCAATTACGGAGGTGCTCTCATGA